Part of the Rhizobium lentis genome, GAAACTGCATTCGATCCTCATCACATGAGAAAATATTATGCGAGCCTGATTTTTTATGCCGTTGAAATCTCCTAACTGCAAGCGCAATCTAGGGAAACTCTCCCATAAGAGGTTTTCATGCTAAACAAGCTTCCATCTTCCATTTCAGCCCTTCTCGACGCCCGCGCCGACGGCCACTCCCAGCCGGCGGGCCTCTACACCAGGGAAGATGTGTTCGAAGCTGATATCGACGTCTTCTTCCACAAGCACTGGATCTGCGTCGGCCTCGACTGTGACGTTCCCGAACCCGGCGACGCGACGGTGATCGACATCGGCAAGACGAGCCTGATCCTTCTGCGTGACGACGACGGCGAACTCCGCGTCCTGCACAATGTCTGCCGCCATCGCGGCTCCCGCCTTCTCGATCCGGGCAAGACGATCGTCTCGAAGCTCGTCTGTCCCTACCACACCTGGACCTATGAACTGACGGGGGAGCTTAGCTACGCTCCTCATATGGGCAAGGATTTCGACAAGGACTGTCGGGGCCTAAAACGCGTGACCTTTAAGTCCATCGGCGGGCTGATCTATGTCTGCCTCTCCGACAATCCGCCCGAAGACATCGCTCTCCTCGAGCGGACGATGGTCGAGCGGCTGGCGCCGTACGACATCCGCAACGCCAAGATCGCCCACCAGGTCGACGTCATCGAGGAGGGCAACTGGAAGCTGACGATGGAGAACAACCGTGAGTGCTACCATTGCTCCGCCAACCATCCGGAACTCTGCGTCTCCTTCGTCGATCTCGACTTCGGCTTCGACCCGGAGACCCTGAGCCCCGAGGATCGCGAGCAGGCCGAAGAGCATTTCCGGCTCTACCAAGAGCGGACCAGGGCATGGGAAGCCGATGGCTATCCCTCGGCTGCCGTCGAACAGCTCGTCGACTGCGCCACCAACTTCCGCACGCAGCGGCTGATCATAGCAGGAGCCGGCGAATCCCAGACCCATGACGCCACCGCCGCATCGTCGAAGCTGCTCGGCCGCATGACCCGCAAGGATCTCGGCGATACCCATCTCTGGGGCCACAACAGCTGGAACCACTTCATGGGCGACCATGCGGTCGTAGCCGTCGTCATCCCGCTCTCGGCGGGCAAGACGCTCGTCCGCACCAAATGGCTGGTGCACGAGGAGGCCGTCGAAGGGATCGATTACGGCCTCGACAAGCTGACGGATGTCTGGAACGCGACGACGGATCAGGATGCAGACCTTGTGGCCCGCTCGCACGCCGGCACGCTCGACCCCGCTTATCAGCCCGGCCCCTATTCCCGCTTCTCCGAGACGAACCTCGACAAATTCGCCACCTGGTATATCGATCGGATGCGCGCCCATGGATACTAGAAGCCCACAGGTATCGATCAAAAAGGCTGCCCCCGCTGCGCTCTGGAACCCCGAGGAAGACGACACGCTCGTCTGCCTCGACGTCCAGCAGGAGACCCACGACGTCAAGACCTTCACCTTCGCATCGCCCGAGGGGAAGCGGTTCGCGTTCAAGGCGGGGCAGTATTTCCTGTTCGACCTCGATCATAATGGAGAGGCCGAAAGCCGCTGTTACAGCATCTCCTCCTCGCCGCATCGCACCAACGCCTTTTCGGTAACGGTGAAGCGCGTTCCCGGCGGCAAGATCTCCAACTGGCTGCACGACACGCTGGTTGTGGGGGCATCGGTCAAGGCGAACGGCCCCCTCGGTCATTTCGTGCGATCGGAGACGGGACGCAAGCTGCTGCTGCTGTCGGGCGGCTCCGGCATCACGCCCGTGATGTCCATCCTGCGTGAGATCGCGGACAGCTGCGAACCCGCCAATGTCGTCTTCATGCACGGCGCACGCAGGCCGCAGGATCTGATTTTTCGAGACGAGCTTGCCTGCATCGCCCGCAGACTGAAAGGTCTTCGGCTGCACCTTCTGCCTGAGACCGTCGCGGGCGAAGCATCCTGGCCGGGGCTATCCGGCCGTATTTCGGCGGAGTATATGCGGCTTGCCGTTCCCGACATCGCCGAGCGCACCGTGATGTGCTGCGGCCCGGCGCCGTTCATGGCGGCGGCGCGCCGCATCGCTGGCGAACTCGGCGTACCCGCCTCGAACTATGTGGAGGAAAGCTTCGACGCCGCTGTCATCGACGAGCCGGAGATACCCGCGGTAAAGGAAGCGGTTATCAAGGTCTTTCAGGTGAGCTTCTCCAAGCAGGCCCGCAGCATCGAGGTCTCCGGCGACCAAAGCGTGCTCTCCTGCGCCAAGAAAGCGGGCGTCCGGATTCCATCCTCCTGCGCGAACGGCGTCTGCGGCACCTGCAAGTCGAAGCTGATCTCCGGCACAGTCGACATGAACCACAATGGCGGAATCCGCCAGAGAGAAATCGACGCCGGCTTGTTCCTGCCCTGCTGCTCCAAGCCGCTCAGCGATCTGATCATCGAGCGCTGAACGACCCTCCCTGGTCACGTCGAAGGGCGCGGAGCGGCTGGACAACTTTCCTGGGAGGATATCTAATGATTGCTATGTTCAGTGCGCTCTCGAAGCCGCCGCGCGATGCTGCGAGGGCGTCTGTCCGAATGTCCGCTTGAACGTCCTCGTGAATTGCGAGGCATTTTCGAAGCCGACATCGAGCGCGATCTCGATCAGCGGCGCCTTCGATTGGGCAAGGATCGATTTTGCCCGCTCCATGCGGACACGATTATAGGCCTTGGCAGGCGACATGCCGGTCTTGTCGATGAAGATCCTCTCCAGCTGCCGCCTTGAAAGCCCTACCATGGCGGCGAGCTTCTCGATCGGCATGCTGCCATCGACGAACTGCTCCATCGTGATCATCGCCGCCTTGACGCGGGCATCGTCATAGTCGTCGTAGAGCGGGCGCCTGGGTTGAATGTCGGCCGGAGCCCGGGCCTTCTCGATCTGCAGCACTTCAAGCGCGTTTCGTTCGGCATCGCGGCTGATGTATTTCCTGACCAGCAGCGCCGCCATATCGGCACTGCTGCTGCCGCCGGCGCAGGATCCACGCTGGCGATCGAGATTGAAGAGCCGGTCGGAGCGAACGCTGAGATCGGGGAAGCGCTCGCGAAACTCCCTGTAATGCAGCCAGCTCACGCAGGATTCATGCCGCTTCATCAGGCCCGCGGCGGCAAGGATGAACGTACCGGTGCACACGCCAATCAGCGGCACTTTCTTGGCGTCCGCCTGTTTGAGGAAGGCGATGGTCTGCTGGTCGACGGGATTCTCCACCGTCAGAAGCCCCCCGACCACGACGATGTAGTCGAAGCGGGTGGGATCGACGAAGTCAGACGTCGGAGCGACCTGGACGCCGCAGCTCGAGGTGATCAGATGCCGCGTGCTGCCGATCACCTGCCAGTCGGCAAGCACCCGTCCGGAACGGTCCTGCTCGTCGCTGGCAAGCCGCAGCGTGTCCACGAAGAGCGCAAAAGCGGACAGCGTGAAGGACCGCGACAAAACGAACCCAACCTTGAGCCGGGCGGTCTGTTTTTTGCCATCGTCTGCCGACCGATGCTGCTCAGGTCGCATGGTCATTTCCCGTCCTCCAAAACGCGCTCATCGAATCCAAACCCCATGCGCCAGCGGATCGTGATTGTCGATCAAAAATGGTGTTGTGCCCGATCACCCGCGCCCAGCCTCCGAGCGCGGACGGTATCCAGGCATAAGATCAAAGGACTTCACGACCTCTTCCACCCTTCTCAAGCAAGCAGGGCTCGCCGTCAAAGATCGATCAGAACGATTCATACCACAATGGCCAGCGGGGCATTTATCAAAGTCGCGCTATCGAGCGTCCTGATCGCGCCGTAGGTCGCTCCTCCAATGCCGGTCACCGCAGGGGAAAGCGGATAGCGAGAAGGTATCGCTGGCGACACCCTGAGCGCCGCTGTCGCTGTTCCTGAGCGAACACGCGCGATCCAACCCGTGTCGACCATCGCAGGATCCTTCGACGCGGGTGACGGTTGCAACGTGTGGTGCCGGCATCGAGGCGCATTCTCGAACATCGGAAGTCGAATATCGAGCGAGAGCTATCGTTTGCTACCGTCCAACAACTGGACCGGAAGCGCCGGCACCGCAGTTAGCGAAGCTTCAAGCCGCGAGAGCGCCGCTCTTCTTGGCGGTCCAGGTCGCGATATAGTCCATCAGACCGGGCGACAGGCAGTCATAGGGCTCGAGGCCCGACGCCCTCAGCTGTGCGCGGACGGCATCCATCTTCGAAGGGTCGAAGCCGCTTTCGATGATCGACGAGACGAAGGCCGCAAAGGTCGGCTTTGCCCAGCCGCTTTCCTGGAAGCGTTCCGGATGGACGAAGGACAATCCCTGGAAGGGGTGTTCGCGCTCGACTGGACCGTACATATGCACGCCGCACTCCTTGCACGCGTGGCGCTGGATCAAGGCCGCCGAATCGACGACCGCGAGCTTGTCGCCGTTCTCCAGCACCTCGACATTTTCGGTCGGCGCCACCGCCACGACTGAGAAGACGGCACCTTTCGGCTTCCAGCACTTAGTGCAGCCGCAGACGTGGTTGTGGGCGATGTCGCCCCTGATCCTCACCTTGACCGGATTGCTCGCGCAGTTGCAGACGAGCGTTCCGCCAGCGAAAGCAGCGTCGGTCGCTCGAAAGCCTGAATCCACTGCCGGATGAATGGCTATGCTGGTCATTGCTTCTCTCCTTCCCTCCCTGGCCGTTTGCGAAATGCCCGGCCGAGCTCTGCAATTTTTATCCCAGCCTCTGCGCATGCCAGCGCAGATGGTCCTCCATGAATGTCGAAATGAAGAAGTAGGAATGGCCGTAGCCTTCCTGCATGCGAAGCGTGAGGTTGATTTCAGCCGCCTCACAGGCTGCTTTCAGCTCGGCGGGGCGCAATCCATCCTCCAGAAAGCTATCGGCCGTTCCCTGATCGACGAAGAGTTCCGGGAAACGATAGCCATCCTCGATCAGCGAGCAGGCATCATAGGCCCGCCACGTCTTTTCATCGGCTCCGAGATATTTCCGGAAGGCGGGCTTCGACCAGCCGGAAACTGAGGGGTGGCTGATCGGCGCGAAGGCCGAGCAGCTGCGGAAGCGGTCGGGGTTCTTGAGCGCGATGGTGATCGCGCCGTGTCCGCCCATCGAATGACCGAAGATCCCCTGGCGGTCCATATCGACCGGGAACTCGGCCGCGATCAGCTTCGGCAGCTCTTCGGCGATGTAGCTGCACATGCCATAATTCGCAGCATAGGGCGGCTGGGTGGCGTCGACGTAAAAACCGGCGCCCTTGCCGAACTGCCAGTTGTCGGCCTCGTCGGGAACATGGTCTCCACGAGGGCTGGTATCCGGGCAGACGATGACGAGACCGAGTTCGGCGGCAAGCCGCCGATACTCGCCCTTGTCCATGACATTGGCATGCGTGCAGGTCAGGCCGGACAGATACCAGAGAACCGGCAGATTGCCTTCGGCGGCCTGCGGCGGCACGAACACAGCAAAGGTCATGTCGCAATCGCACGCCTCGGAGCGGCTGACGTAGACGCCCTGGGTACCGCCATAGCACTTGTCGGTCGAGATCGTCTTCATCGCTTAATACAGCACCACGCCGCGGATGCTTTCTCCCTTGTGCATCAGGTCGAAGCCCTTGTTGATGTCTTCAAGCGGCATGGTGTGGGTGATCATCGGATCGATCTGGATCTTGCCCTGCATGTACCAGTCGACGATCTTCGGAACGTCGGTGCGCCCGCGTGCGCCGCCGAAGGCCGTGCCCATCCAGTTGCGGCCGGTGACGAGCTGGAACGGACGCGTCGAGATCTCCTGGCCGGCGCCGGCAACGCCGATGATCACCGATTTGCCCCAGCCGCGATGCGAAGCTTCCAGCGCCTGACGCATGACCTTCGTATTGCCGGTGCAGTCGAAGGTGTAGTCGGCGCCGCCGATCAGGTCGCCGCCCCGTTTGGTCATGTTGACCAGATAGGGGACGATGTCGTCGCCAACGTCCTTCGGATTGACGAAATGCGTCATGCCGAACTTTTCGCCCCATGCCTTGCGATCCGGGTTGATATCGACGCCGATGATCATGTCGGCGCCGGCCAGCCGCAGGCCCTGGATGACGTTCAGGCCGATGCCGCCAAGCCCGAAGACGATCGCCGTCGATCCGATCTCCACCTTGGCCGTGTTGATGACGGCGCCGATGCCTGTGGTGACGCCGCAGCCGATGTAGCAGACCTTGTCGAAGGGCGCGTCGGGATTGATCTTGGCGAGCGCGATCTCGGGCAGCACAGTGTAATTGGCGAAGGTCGAGCAGCCCATATAGTGATGGATCTTGTCCTTGCCGATCGAGAAGCGGCTCGTACCATCCGGCATCACGCCCTGACCCTGGGTGGCGCGGATCGAAGTGCAGAGATTGGTTTTGCGCGACGTGCAGGAATAGCACTCGCGGCATTCCGGCGTGTAAAGCGGAATGACATGGTCGCCCTTCTTGACCGAGGTGACGCCCTGGCCAACATCGACGACGATGCCGGCGCCCTCATGGCCGAGAATGGCGGGGAAGAGGCCTTCCGGATCGGCGCCGGAGAGAGTGAAATCATCGGTGTGGCAAATGCCCGTCGCCTTGACCTCGATCAACACTTCGCCGGCCTTCGGGCCGTCGAGCTGCACGGTCATCACTTCGAGCGGTTTTCCTGCCTGAACGGCAACGGCGGCGCGAACGTCCATTTGATAATCCCTCCTATTAAACTGAATTCAGTGGCTGCGTATGCGGATAAACGATCTGGTTCGGCCTCGCCCGGTCATCCCGGCTCGACCTGGCACCAAACCGCCAGAAGAGGCTGGGCCGTGCATCTTATCGCGAAGGATTGCCCGGCATCGTTTGCAAAGACTGTGCCGGTAGCGGCAGAAAACCATTGGGAATCGCCAAGGCAGATTTCTCCCGGCGAAAGCAGGATGAAGGCGCGCGGCTGCGTCTGAACGTGATCGGGGAACCGGGTGTAGCGATCCATATAGATGACGCCGACCCTGAGATCGGCGCGCTCCTCCATGCCGCCGGGACCGACCACGACCGCATGGGAGTGCGTATTGCCGAAATTCAGGCTGGCAAACGGCCCGGAGCGGCCGCGTCTCCAGAGCAGCTTGTCGGCGAGACTCTGGAACTGGCCGGCGATCGCCTCATATTTCCGTCCCGACTTTGCAAGATGGCGGACGGCATCGTCGAGCCCTTCGGGCACGCCGGGAAGAGGCCCGCCCTCCGGGCGCACCTTTCCTGTTTTCAGCAGCCGCTGAAGGACCTTGCCCGCAACGAAACTGGCGACGGCAGGAGCTTCCGCCGACAGCATCAGGCCGCCGACGTCGTTGAGGAATTCCTGCAGCGGCCGAGGCCGCCTTTCCCTGCCGATGTCGTGCAGCCGTATATATGCCGGCTTCTCGTCATCGTTCAGAAGAAGGTCGGCACCAGGTTTGATTGGACGTCCCACCGCGCGCGCCACGTTCGGTCTCCCCGCTCAGAGCGCCTTTTCGAGTTCCGGCAGGACCTCGAAGAGATCGGCGACGAGGCCGTAGTCGGCGACCTGGAAGATCGGCGCCTCCTCGTCCTTGTTGATGGCGACGATCACCTTCGAGTCCTTCATGCCGGCCAGATGCTGGATCGCCCCGGAGATGCCGGCCGCGATATAGAGATCGGGCGCCACCACCTTGCCGGTCTGGCCGACCTGCCAGTCGTTCGGCGCATAACCGGCATCGACGGCAGCGCGGCTGGCGCCGACGGCCGCCCCGAGCTTGTCGGCGACCGGCAGAATGACCTCCTTGAACTTCTCGGAGGAGCCGAGCGCCCGGCCGCCGGAGATGATGATCTTCGCCGAGGTCAGCTCCGGACGTTCCGACGCCGACAGCGCATCGGAGACGAAACGCGACAGCCCCGGATCGGACACCGCCGGGATCGCCTCGACGGCGGCAGAACCGCCTGCCGGCGCGGCGGCGAAGGAAGCGGTGCGCACGGTGATGACCTTCTTGGCATCGCTTGCCTGCACCGTCTGAATGGCATTGCCGGCATAGATCGGCCGCTTGAAGGTATCGGATGAGACGACCTCGATGATCTCCGAGACCTGGGCGACGTCGAGGAGGGCTGCCACCCGCGGCAGCACCGTCTTGCCGACCGAGGTCGCGGCCGAGACGATCGTGTCATAGGAGCCGGCGAGCGAGACGATCAGGTCGGCGAGCGGTTCGGCCAGATTGTTGGCAAGCGCGTCGCTTTCGGCAAGCAGCACTTTAGAGACGCCGGAAAGTTTGGCGGCCGCATCGGCCGCAGCCCTGGCACCCTTGCCGGCGACGAGAATGTGAATGTCGCCGCCGATCTGGGTTGCGGCGGTCAGCGCCTTGGTGGTCTGGTCGGAGAGGCTCGAATTGTCGTGATCGGCCAGAAGAAGAATGGTCATGATGGTTGCTCCTGTTCTTGCCCGATTACAGCACGCCGGCTTCGTTCTTCAGCTTGTCGACCAGCTCAGCGACCGACTTGACCTTGACGCCGGCCTTGCGGCCGGACGGTTCCTCGGTCTTCAGCACCTTCAGCCGCGGCGTCGTGTCGACGCCGAAATCGGCAGGCGCCTTCTTGTCGAGCGGCTTCTTCTTCGCCTTCATGATGTTCGGCAGTGAGGCGTAACGCGGCTCGTTCAAGCGCAGGTCGGTGGTCACCACCGCCGGCAGCTTGATCTCGATCGTCTGCAGGCCGCCGTCGACCTCGCGGGTGACGGTCGCCTTGCCGTCGCCGATCTCGATCTTCGAGGCGAAGGTCGCCTGGGGCATGCCGAGCAGCGCCGCCAGCATCTGGCCGGTCTGGTTGGAATCGTCGTCGATCGCCTGCTTGCCGGTGATGACAAGCCCCGGCTGTTCGGCTTCGGCGATCCCTTTCAGGATCTTGGCGACGGCGAGCGGTTCGACGGCATCGTCGGTCTCGACCAGGATCGCCCGGTCGGCGCCCATGGCAAGTGCCGTCCGCAGCGTCTCCTCGGCCTTGGCAGGACCGATCGAGACTACCACCACTTCCTCAGCCTTGCCGGCTTCCTTCAATCTCAGCGCCTCTTCTACCGAGATCTCGTCGAACGGGTTCATCGACATCTTCACATTGGCAAGCTCGACACCCGTGCCATCCGGCTTCACACGGATCTTCACGTTGTAGTCGACAACCCGCTTGACGGGCACGAGAATCTTCATTTGCGAACCTCTTTATATCTTCAATGGCCGCCGTCAGTGCGGCTGTTCGGCAAGCAGTGCCCAGAAGGCGAAGAACGGTGTATCGACCGATCTCATGGCATGTTTGATTCCGGGGATATTGTAGAACGATCCGCCGATCCCAGGCGAAAACCAGTCCCCCTCCCCTTGTCGAAACTCTCCCTTGGAAAGCACGAGATAGACTTCCTCCGGCGCATGGTCGTGGTCGGGATAGCGCACGTGAGGCGCCATCAACGTCACGCCGAGCCACAGGTCGTTTCGCTCCTCCAATCCGCCCGGGCCGATGATCAAGGCATTGGCATGCCCATCGACGAAATTGTCGCTGGCCGTGTGGTCATACTTGGTGCGCCGATGCCATTCAAGCATTGGCTCGATGCCTCTGAAACCCTCGATCAATCGCGCCAGGCAAGCATAGGACGTATCGACCGAGAGCGCCATATCGAGCTGATCACAGACGGGCAACCGGCTTCCTTTTCCTGCCCGCGCGCTCCCCGGACGCTCCAGCGCCGCAAAGATCTGACCGATCGAACGGCGGGCTTCTGGAGCTTTCGCGAACTGATCGAAAGCCACATTCGCCGCCTCCAGGAAGTGCTGGAGGCTTTCATTGCGCAAGTTCATCTCAACCCCTCCCGAGACGATCGGCCGGCGATCCGGCTGCTGTCGCGATCATAGATCCTTTGCGATGCGCAGAGCGTCATAAATGGCGGCATGCGTATTGCGCGCAGCGACGGCATCGCCGATGCGGAACAGCTGGAACCGCCCCTCGGGATTGCGAACGACGGACTGGGGCTTTCCCGAAAGGAGCTCGTCGTGCGAGACCTCGCCGAGATTGCTGGAACTGGGCTTCAGCTCGAAATAAAGCTCGTCGAGGGGGATGGTGCCATGATTGACGACGATCTGGTCGTAACTGTGCTCCCGGGCAATTCCACCATAATCGCTGCCGACATGGGCGACGAGCTGGTTGCCGCTCTTTTCGACTGCTTCCAGACGGTAGGTGACGGTAAACGTCACGTCATGCTTCTGGAGCGAGCGCATATAGGGCACCAGGTTCATGGCCATGACCTCGGGCGCGAAGGATCGGTCCGGTGTCATGATCTCGACCTTGGCTCCTGCCCTGGCGATAAATTCAGCGGCCTGAAGGCCGGCATGGTCGCCGGCGTCGTCGAAGATCAGCACATTGGTTCCAGGCTTCACGTCGCCGGAGATGATGTCCCAGGAGGAGACCACCAGTTCGTTGCCTCTTGAGAGAACCTCGGTATGCGGCAGGCCGCCGGTGGCGATGATCACGACATCGGGCTTCTCCGCCTCGATCGTGTCGGCTTCGGCCCAGCTATTGAAGTGGAAGGTGACATCGTATTTCTCACACTGGCTCATGCGCCAGTCGATGATACTGATCATTTCCCTGCGGCGCTCGCTCTGGGCAGTCAGCCGGATCTGACCGCCGGCATTGTTCGCCGCTTCGAAGACCACGACCTCATGGCCGCGCTCTCCGGCGACACGCGCCGCCTCCAGACCGGCCGGGCCGGCGCCGACGACGACGACCTTTTTCCGGACATTGGCCTTCGTCAGGATATGCGGCATGGTCAGTTCGCGGCCGGTGGCGGCGTTGTGGATGCAGTAGGCGGCCCCGCCCTGGTAGATGCGGTCGAGGCAATAGTTGGCACCGACGCAGGGGCGGATATCCTCTTCCCGCTTCTCGATGATCTTGCGGACGATGTGCGGGTCCGTCATGTGGGCGCGGGTCATGCCGACCATGTCGACTTTGCCGGCTGCGATGGCATGACGCGCCGTGGCGACGTCGGGAATCTTCGCGGCATGGAAGGTCGGGAAGTTGGTCGCGGCACGGATTTCGCCGGCAAAATCCAGGTGCGGCGAGTTGGCCATGCCCTGGATGGGAATGACGTCGGTCAAACCCGCGTCCGTATCGATGTGACCGCGAATGACGTTCAGATAGTCGATGAGCCCGCTGTCGCGCAACCGCTTCGAAATCTCTATGCCTTCCGCCTGCCCGTTGCCGCCGGGCAGACACTCGTCGGCCGTATAGCGCACGCCGAGGATGAATTCGTTCCCGACCCTCTCGCGGATCGCCTTGAACACGTCGAGACAGAAGAGCATCCGGTTTTCGAGCGCACCGCCATAGGGGTCGTCGAGTTCGTTCGTGAGCGGAGACGCAAATTGGTCGATCAGGTGGCCGTAGGCCTCCAGCTCGATTCCATCCATGCCGCCCGCCTTCATCCTTTCGGCCGCGTCGGCGAAATCCTTGATGATGCGCTTGATGTCCCAATCTTCCACCTTCTTCGGGAAGGCGCGATGCGAGGCCTCGCGATGATGCGATGGGGCGACGACCGGCAGCCAGTCTCCCTTGTCCCAACGCGTGCGCCGGCCGAGATGAGTGAGCTGGATCATGATCGCCGCCCCCTCCTCGTGCACGGCATCGGTCATTTCCCTGATCCAGGGCACGATCTCGTCCTTATAAGCCAGCAGATTGTTGAAGACCGGCGGGCTGTCCCTGGAAACCGCGGCAGAGCCCGCCGTCATCGTCAAGGCCACCCCGCCCTTCGCCCGCTCCACCGCATAAGCCCGATACCTCTCCTTCGGCATGCCGTCCTCGGGATAGGCCGGCTCGTGCGAGGTCACGATGATACGGTTACGCAGCGTCAGATGCTTGAGCTGATAGGGCTGAAGAAGGGGGTCGTTCGACATGGACGGTGGTTCCGGATTAAAACATTGAAGCAGACGGTAAGGACGATGTACACATGTGTCAACAATGAAAACATTTGAGTCATTGGTTTAGACACTGGTGTACATTTTTCTTGCGCCGCGCCGTGCCATTTGGTAGGAGATAATCTATGGACCAAGCTT contains:
- a CDS encoding aromatic ring-hydroxylating oxygenase subunit alpha codes for the protein MLNKLPSSISALLDARADGHSQPAGLYTREDVFEADIDVFFHKHWICVGLDCDVPEPGDATVIDIGKTSLILLRDDDGELRVLHNVCRHRGSRLLDPGKTIVSKLVCPYHTWTYELTGELSYAPHMGKDFDKDCRGLKRVTFKSIGGLIYVCLSDNPPEDIALLERTMVERLAPYDIRNAKIAHQVDVIEEGNWKLTMENNRECYHCSANHPELCVSFVDLDFGFDPETLSPEDREQAEEHFRLYQERTRAWEADGYPSAAVEQLVDCATNFRTQRLIIAGAGESQTHDATAASSKLLGRMTRKDLGDTHLWGHNSWNHFMGDHAVVAVVIPLSAGKTLVRTKWLVHEEAVEGIDYGLDKLTDVWNATTDQDADLVARSHAGTLDPAYQPGPYSRFSETNLDKFATWYIDRMRAHGY
- a CDS encoding FAD-binding oxidoreductase, with protein sequence MDTRSPQVSIKKAAPAALWNPEEDDTLVCLDVQQETHDVKTFTFASPEGKRFAFKAGQYFLFDLDHNGEAESRCYSISSSPHRTNAFSVTVKRVPGGKISNWLHDTLVVGASVKANGPLGHFVRSETGRKLLLLSGGSGITPVMSILREIADSCEPANVVFMHGARRPQDLIFRDELACIARRLKGLRLHLLPETVAGEASWPGLSGRISAEYMRLAVPDIAERTVMCCGPAPFMAAARRIAGELGVPASNYVEESFDAAVIDEPEIPAVKEAVIKVFQVSFSKQARSIEVSGDQSVLSCAKKAGVRIPSSCANGVCGTCKSKLISGTVDMNHNGGIRQREIDAGLFLPCCSKPLSDLIIER
- a CDS encoding GlxA family transcriptional regulator, with protein sequence MRPEQHRSADDGKKQTARLKVGFVLSRSFTLSAFALFVDTLRLASDEQDRSGRVLADWQVIGSTRHLITSSCGVQVAPTSDFVDPTRFDYIVVVGGLLTVENPVDQQTIAFLKQADAKKVPLIGVCTGTFILAAAGLMKRHESCVSWLHYREFRERFPDLSVRSDRLFNLDRQRGSCAGGSSSADMAALLVRKYISRDAERNALEVLQIEKARAPADIQPRRPLYDDYDDARVKAAMITMEQFVDGSMPIEKLAAMVGLSRRQLERIFIDKTGMSPAKAYNRVRMERAKSILAQSKAPLIEIALDVGFENASQFTRTFKRTFGQTPSQHRAAASRAH
- the gfa gene encoding S-(hydroxymethyl)glutathione synthase codes for the protein MTSIAIHPAVDSGFRATDAAFAGGTLVCNCASNPVKVRIRGDIAHNHVCGCTKCWKPKGAVFSVVAVAPTENVEVLENGDKLAVVDSAALIQRHACKECGVHMYGPVEREHPFQGLSFVHPERFQESGWAKPTFAAFVSSIIESGFDPSKMDAVRAQLRASGLEPYDCLSPGLMDYIATWTAKKSGALAA
- the fghA gene encoding S-formylglutathione hydrolase, whose product is MKTISTDKCYGGTQGVYVSRSEACDCDMTFAVFVPPQAAEGNLPVLWYLSGLTCTHANVMDKGEYRRLAAELGLVIVCPDTSPRGDHVPDEADNWQFGKGAGFYVDATQPPYAANYGMCSYIAEELPKLIAAEFPVDMDRQGIFGHSMGGHGAITIALKNPDRFRSCSAFAPISHPSVSGWSKPAFRKYLGADEKTWRAYDACSLIEDGYRFPELFVDQGTADSFLEDGLRPAELKAACEAAEINLTLRMQEGYGHSYFFISTFMEDHLRWHAQRLG
- a CDS encoding S-(hydroxymethyl)glutathione dehydrogenase/class III alcohol dehydrogenase; its protein translation is MDVRAAVAVQAGKPLEVMTVQLDGPKAGEVLIEVKATGICHTDDFTLSGADPEGLFPAILGHEGAGIVVDVGQGVTSVKKGDHVIPLYTPECRECYSCTSRKTNLCTSIRATQGQGVMPDGTSRFSIGKDKIHHYMGCSTFANYTVLPEIALAKINPDAPFDKVCYIGCGVTTGIGAVINTAKVEIGSTAIVFGLGGIGLNVIQGLRLAGADMIIGVDINPDRKAWGEKFGMTHFVNPKDVGDDIVPYLVNMTKRGGDLIGGADYTFDCTGNTKVMRQALEASHRGWGKSVIIGVAGAGQEISTRPFQLVTGRNWMGTAFGGARGRTDVPKIVDWYMQGKIQIDPMITHTMPLEDINKGFDLMHKGESIRGVVLY
- a CDS encoding dimethylsulfonioproprionate lyase family protein, with product MARAVGRPIKPGADLLLNDDEKPAYIRLHDIGRERRPRPLQEFLNDVGGLMLSAEAPAVASFVAGKVLQRLLKTGKVRPEGGPLPGVPEGLDDAVRHLAKSGRKYEAIAGQFQSLADKLLWRRGRSGPFASLNFGNTHSHAVVVGPGGMEERADLRVGVIYMDRYTRFPDHVQTQPRAFILLSPGEICLGDSQWFSAATGTVFANDAGQSFAIRCTAQPLLAVWCQVEPG
- a CDS encoding electron transfer flavoprotein subunit alpha/FixB family protein, producing MTILLLADHDNSSLSDQTTKALTAATQIGGDIHILVAGKGARAAADAAAKLSGVSKVLLAESDALANNLAEPLADLIVSLAGSYDTIVSAATSVGKTVLPRVAALLDVAQVSEIIEVVSSDTFKRPIYAGNAIQTVQASDAKKVITVRTASFAAAPAGGSAAVEAIPAVSDPGLSRFVSDALSASERPELTSAKIIISGGRALGSSEKFKEVILPVADKLGAAVGASRAAVDAGYAPNDWQVGQTGKVVAPDLYIAAGISGAIQHLAGMKDSKVIVAINKDEEAPIFQVADYGLVADLFEVLPELEKAL
- a CDS encoding electron transfer flavoprotein subunit beta/FixA family protein, encoding MKILVPVKRVVDYNVKIRVKPDGTGVELANVKMSMNPFDEISVEEALRLKEAGKAEEVVVVSIGPAKAEETLRTALAMGADRAILVETDDAVEPLAVAKILKGIAEAEQPGLVITGKQAIDDDSNQTGQMLAALLGMPQATFASKIEIGDGKATVTREVDGGLQTIEIKLPAVVTTDLRLNEPRYASLPNIMKAKKKPLDKKAPADFGVDTTPRLKVLKTEEPSGRKAGVKVKSVAELVDKLKNEAGVL
- a CDS encoding dimethylsulfoniopropionate lyase — encoded protein: MNLRNESLQHFLEAANVAFDQFAKAPEARRSIGQIFAALERPGSARAGKGSRLPVCDQLDMALSVDTSYACLARLIEGFRGIEPMLEWHRRTKYDHTASDNFVDGHANALIIGPGGLEERNDLWLGVTLMAPHVRYPDHDHAPEEVYLVLSKGEFRQGEGDWFSPGIGGSFYNIPGIKHAMRSVDTPFFAFWALLAEQPH